A single region of the Triticum dicoccoides isolate Atlit2015 ecotype Zavitan chromosome 2B, WEW_v2.0, whole genome shotgun sequence genome encodes:
- the LOC119365882 gene encoding ervatamin-B-like, producing MHCPLTSHKSQHMAPSLRPMHLVVLVILSTMPLPSSWGAMSDNHDLLMLGRFHRWMSTHNRTYPGAHEELRRFDVYRRNMEYIDAANAGGELGYELGENEFTDLTHEEFTARYTGGKFVMNDDDFVDETIITTLAGDVHEGRETMEDEDSLGLPERWDWNEQGFVTPAKNQQKCGACWAFATVGAVESQLKRKTGELLDLSEQELLDCDTTQKPGGCKGGNPYRAFLWIKSKGGIMKEAEYSYEAQQGQCRTNKDATRRGLVYRAQLLRSGERFLQEAVYTMGPTVAGIDTHDRSLQHFKSGIYKGPCGTALDHAVLVVGYGVRDGEKYWVVKNSWGQTFGQNGFFLMSRGANGNAGLCGIGKAGVYALV from the exons ATGCATTGCCCACTCACCAGTCACAAGTCACAACACATGGCTCCATCTCTCCGTCCGATGCATCTCGTCGTCCTGGTGATCCTTTCCACTATGCCCCTGCCTTCTTCGTGGGGTGCCATGTCCGACAACCATGACCTGCTGATGCTCGGCAGGTTCCACAGGTGGATGTCGACGCACAACCGCACCTACCCCGGCGCCCACGAGGAGCTGCGCCGGTTTGACGTGTACCGCCGCAACATGGAGTACATCGACGCTGCAAACGCGGGCGGTGAGCTCGGCTACGAGCTCGGGGAGAACGAGTTCACCGACCTCACCCACGAGGAGTTCACGGCACGGTACACTGGAGGTAAATTTGTCATGAACGACGATGATTTTGTTGATGAGACGATCATCACCACTCTTGCCGGGGATGTCCACGAGGGGCGCGAAACGATGGAGGACGAGGATAGCCTGGGACTTCCTGAAAGGTGGGATTGGAACGAGCAGGGCTTTGTTACACCGGCTAAAAACCAACAGAAATGCG GAGCATGTTGGGCATTCGCCACAGTGGGAGCAGTTGAAAGCCAGCTGAAAAGGAAAACCGGGGAGCTACTGGATCTATCTGAGCAGGAGCTACTAGACTGTGACACGACACAGAAACCCGGCGGCTGCAAGGGTGGGAATCCCTACAGGGCGTTTCTGTGGATAAAGAGCAAGGGAGGCATCATGAAGGAGGCCGAGTACTCATATGAGGCACAACAGGGGCAGTGCAGGACCAACAAGGACGCCACCCGTAGGGGCCTGGTCTACCGGGCACAACTACTGAGGTCAGGGGAGAGGTTTCTGCAGGAGGCCGTATATACGATGGGCCCGACGGTCGCCGGCATCGACACGCACGACCGCAGCCTGCAGCACTTCAAGAGCGGCATATACAAAGGGCCATGCGGCACTGCGCTGGACCACGCGGTGCTCGTGGTGGGATACGGGGTCAGAGATGGGGAGAAGTACTGGGTCGTCAAGAACTCGTGGGGGCAGACGTTTGGCCAGAATGGCTTCTTCCTCATGAGCAGGGGAGCTAATGGAAACGCCGGGCTGTGCGGCATCGGGAAGGCGGGCGTCTACGCCCTCGTGTAG
- the LOC119365884 gene encoding ervatamin-B-like codes for MKEAEYSYEAQQGQCRTNKDATRRGLVYRAQLLRSGERFLQEAVYTMGPTVAGIDTHDRSLQHFKSGIYKGPCGTALDHAVLVVGYGVRDGEKYWVVKNSWGQTFGQNGFFLMSRGANGNAGLCGIGKAGVYALV; via the coding sequence ATGAAGGAGGCCGAGTACTCATATGAGGCACAACAGGGGCAGTGCAGGACCAACAAGGACGCCACCCGTAGGGGCCTGGTCTACCGGGCACAACTACTGAGGTCAGGGGAGAGGTTTCTGCAGGAGGCCGTATATACGATGGGCCCGACGGTCGCCGGCATCGACACGCACGACCGCAGCCTGCAGCACTTCAAGAGCGGCATATACAAAGGGCCATGCGGCACTGCGCTGGACCACGCGGTGCTCGTGGTGGGATACGGGGTCAGAGATGGGGAGAAGTACTGGGTCGTCAAGAACTCGTGGGGGCAGACGTTTGGCCAGAATGGCTTCTTCCTCATGAGCAGGGGAGCTAATGGAAACGCCGGGCTGTGCGGCATCGGGAAGGCGGGCGTCTACGCCCTCGTGTAG